From the Salarias fasciatus chromosome 16, fSalaFa1.1, whole genome shotgun sequence genome, one window contains:
- the ankrd50l gene encoding ankyrin repeat domain-containing protein 50 isoform X1, which produces MSSGGGGGGSSLLRGRRFFCREWALEKLRRCLDGRSAPGQAAGLLLTGGPGAGKTALCTQLVWPACKAAAAAGLARRCLAWHFCQREDRSSAAPWSFVLGLVEQLRASPLLPPGYRESLGSPAVSAALQPLACQKDPDDAFKRAVLGPLLDLPPPAQTLMVVVDSLDVDYGGGEGGGGRGSIAELLAANQHLLPGWLLLVCSARRHNKAVCKMFSGFRKLCLDDLRKPPAVRDVQQYILCRLDEDAALRRQLTPDTADMLNLLHIKSGGCVLFLERVLDGVSAALVGLREIRDIPGTLNGLYLWLCQRLFPRGLFAYVRPLLNVLLAAPRPLTSQQLFTAVWTQDTSLSPQDFQNKLRTLAPLLIDGPGGTKLLFHASFTEWLTDVKYCTLKYLCSRTDGHSMLAMALTLRGPQLDVEDTVQLAVHLICSGHHKDKPSLLALWMLWAGVPTLPPSCSEAVATSLAQLPAAVREEVPQLLMRSGLVSTDCFLDGDPSFGLYRLGAEGTKSHQAFEKELAIKKLLDSGVSVNQPGSADGQTLLATAAHDGSSNVAKLLLSRGSDPLICDHQGQTPLTLAARQGHVEVLSVLLEWSKSQALETATQMMEHVDSEGWTALRSAAWGGHNEAVRRLLDAGADVDGCDSDGRTALRAAAWGGHEEIARTLLGYGAQVNKADSKGRTPLIAAAYMGHHEAVEILLDHHAEVDLADGDGRTALSVAALCVPTAAGVKGFGEVASLLLERGADPCHRDDDGMTPLLLAAYEGHEDVVELLLEAGADVDETAGPDGGVPAAAAVTPLLAAAAMGHMRTVSRLLFWGAAVDAIDCEGRTALCLAAARGSVEVVRALLDRGLDENHKDDLGWTPLHAAACEGHRPVCAALTERGSMARVGDMDIEGRTPLILAAQEGHWSTVRLLLDRRSPIDHRAYDGHSALSAALLEGHGDVAELLMKRGADTDVRDAEGRPLLYLLVLEGRLDMATLLIEKGGVPLESRDSEGRTALHVASWQGCVEIVELLLQHGANPNAQDSEGRPPLHSVAWTGHVKVGRRLLEANGVNIHLTCHQGATALSIAAQEGHANIVGMLLERGANPDHIDKYGRSPVKVAGKHGHFNIVRLLESYGAKPYQGPLPTSSTVSPARPKILYSGVSDSNGGEAAAATPSSSVSSPSSTAERFHSMLSSQASSTCHSLATVQTVPADSLSFVQQIQQHSLPRSRSRPSTLPPAGSSGVGSLHGSSQRPPKGSPPPSVCKVTAMVHHQELPQKGLSSGLDCHDKLSRLSSSLITADGAAHTAGKWHSVMASLGITPGQDCPVGVKSRESPPLGYPYRLQSPLQGGAWDSGAKKNILSPVCYNFTPVPPRSALPENVMMPMTTTDPQLNLKQAIKLQFEGPTSAALYKRETPL; this is translated from the exons ATGAGtagcggcggcgggggcggcggctcCAGCCTGCTGCGGGGCCGGCGCTTCTTCTGCCGGGAATGGGCGCTGGAGAAGCTGCGGCGCTGCCTGGACGGCCGCTCGGCGCCGGGGCAGGCGGCGGGGCTGCTGCTGACCGGGGGCCCCGGCGCCGGGAAGACGGCGCTGTGCACCCAGCTGGTGTGGCCCGCCTgcaaggcggcggcggcggccgggctGGCGCGGCGCTGCCTGGCCTGGCACTTCTGCCAGAGGGAGGACCGGAGCAGCGCGGCGCCCTGGAGCTTCGTGCTGGgcctggtggagcagctgagggcgtCGCCGCTGCTCCCGCCCGGCTACCGGGAGAGCCTGGGCAGCCCCGCGGTGTCCGCCGCCCTGCAGCCGCTCGCCTGCCAGAAAGACCCCGACGACGCCTTCAAGAG AGCCGTGCTGGGGCCGCTGTTGGACCTGCCCCCTCCTGCCCAGACCCTCATGGTcgtggtggactctctggacgTGGATTATGGCGGCGGCGAGGGAGGCGGAGGACGCGGATCCATCGCGGAGCTGCTCGCCGCCAATCAACACCTGCTACccggctggctgctgctggtctgcTCCGCCCGCCGCCACAACAAGGCCGTGTGCAAGATGTTCTCAG GTTTCCGTAAACTGTGTCTGGACGACCTGCGGAAGCCGCCGGCCGTCCGCGACGTGCAGCAGTACATCCTCTGTCGGCTGGATGAAGACGCGGCGCTTCGACGCCAGCTCACCCCCGACACGGCGGACATGCTCAACCTGCTGCACATCAAGAGCGGCGGCTGCGTTCTCTTCCTGGAGCGTGTGCTGGACGGCGTGTCGGCGGCGCTGGTGGGCCTGCGAGAGATCCGGGACATCCCCGGGACTCTCAATGGCCTCTACTTGTGGCTGTGCCAGAGACTGTTCCCCCGGGGGCTGTTCGCCTACGTCAGACCTCTTCTCAACGTTCTCCTGGCAGCGCCGAGACCCCTCACATCCCAGCAGCTGTTCACAGCCGTCTGGACTCAGGACACTTCGCTCAGCCCCCAGGATTTCCAGAACAAGCTGAGAACCCTGGCTCCTCTCCTGATTGATGGTCCTGGAGGTACTAAATTACTTTTTCATGCCAGCTTCACGGAGTGGCTGACTGACGTGAAGTACTGTACACTGAAGTACCTGTGCAGCCGAACAGATGGTCACAGCATGCTCGCCATGGCTCTGACACTACGGGGACCCCAGCTGGACGTTGAGGACACTGTCCAGCTGGCTGTGCACTTGATTTGCTCAGGTCACCATAAAGATAAACCTTCGCTGTTAGCACTGTGGATGCTGTGGGCAGGTGTGCCGACACTTCCTCCCAGCTGCAGTGAGGCTGTCGCCACATCCTTAGCTCAGCTTCCAGCTGCAGTACGTGAAGAGGTCCCTCAGCTGTTAATGAGAAGTGGCCTTGTCTCTACTGACTGTTTTCTGGATGGAGATCCAAGTTTTGGATTGTATCGTCTTGGCGCAGAAGGAACTAAATCACACCAGGCATTTGAAAAGGAACTGGCCATAAAGAAGCTGCTGGACAGTGGAGTGTCGGTGAACCAGCCTGGATCTGCAGACGGACAGACTTTGCTTGCTACTGCAGCTCATGACGGTTCTTCAAATGTAGCAAAACTTCTTCTTTCACGTGGATCTGATCCACTGATCTGTGACCATCAAGGTCAAACTCCGCTGACTTTGGCGGCCAGGCAGGGTCATGTGGAGGTCTTGTCTGTGCTCCTAGAGTGGTCCAAGAGCCAAGCCCTGGAAACCGCCACCCAGATGATGGAGCATGTGGACAGTGAAGGCTGGACCGCACTGCGCTCAGCGGCTTGGGGAGGACACAATGAGGCTGTCCGCCGGCTGCTGGATGCAGGAGCTGATGTAGACGGATGTGACAGCGATGGCCGGACTGCTCTCAGAGCTGCTGCATGGGGGGGGCATGAGGAGATTGCCCGGACCTTGTTGGGCTATGGGGCACAGGTCAACAAAGCTGACAGCAAAGGTCGCACGCCGCTCATTGCTGCTGCCTATATGGGCCATCACGAGGCTGTGGAGATCCTACTGGACCACCATGCCGAGGTGGACTTGGCTGATGGAGATGGACGCACGGCCCTGTCAGTCGCGGCTCTCTGCGTCCCGACAGCTGCAGGCGTGAAAGGGTTTGGCGAGGTGGCGAGTCTGCTACTGGAGCGCGGAGCAGATCCATGCCACCGAGACGACGACGGGATGACgcctctgctgctggctgcttaTGAGGGCCACGAGGACGTAGTGGAGCTTTTGTTAGAAGCTGGTGCCGACGTGGACGAAACTGCCGGGCCTGACGGCGGCGTCCCCGCTGCAGCTGCCGTTACCCCCCTGCTGGCAGCCGCGGCCATGGGCCACATGAGGACGGTGTCCCGGCTGCTCTTCTGGGGGGCGGCTGTGGACGCCATTGACTGCGAAGGCAGGACGGCGCTGTGCctggcggcagcgcgaggcagcgTGGAGGTTGTCCGAGCCTTGCTGGATCGAGGCCTGGATGAGAACCACAAGGACGACCTTGGCTGGacgccgctccacgccgctgcCTGTGAGGGCCACCGGCCCGTCTGCGCCGCCTTGACGGAGCGCGGCAGCATGGCCCGCGTCGGAGACATGGACATCGAAGGACGCACGCCGCTCATACTGGCTGCTCAAGAAGGTCACTGGAGCACTGTTCGGTTGTTATTAGACAGGCGGTCTCCGATAGACCACCGGGCGTACGACGGACACTCCGCACTGAGCGCCGCCCTGTTGGAGGGCCACGGCGATGTCGCAGAGCTGCTCATGAAGCGAGGAGCCGATACCGACGTTCGAGACGCAGAGGGACGACCTCTGCTCTACCTTTTGGTGTTAGAGGGTCGCCTTGACATGGCTACCCTCCTCATAGAGAAAGGGGGTGTGCCCCTGGAGTCCCGAGACTCTGAAGGACGCACGGCCCTTCATGTGGCTTCCTGGCAGGGATGTGTTGAGATCGTGGAGCTGCTTTTACAACATGGGGCAAACCCAAATGCACAAGATTCAGAGGGGAGGCCGCCACTGCACTCAGTGGCGTGGACGGGACACGTGAAGGTAGGACGTCGTCTCCTGGAAGCAAATGGTGTTAATATACACCTCACTTGCCATCAGGGAGCCACAGCTCTGAGCATCGCGGCCCAGGAGGGACATGCTAACATTGTTGGAATGCTTCTGGAAAGAGGAGCAAATCCTGATCACATAGACAAATATGGCCGTAGTCCTGTGAAGGTGGCTGGGAAGCACGGACACTTTAACATCGTCAGACTCCTGGAAAGCTATGGAGCCAAGCCATACCAGGGCCCACTGCCTACCTCCAGCACTGTATCTCCTGCAAGACCTAAGATCCTCTACTCAGGCGTGTCTGACAGTAATGGAGGCGAAGCAGCAGCTGCTACTCCCTCCTCTTCGGTGTCCTCTCCCAGCTCCACAGCGGAGCGCTTCCACTCCATGCTGAGCTCCCAGGCCTCGTCCACCTGCCACTCCCTCGCCACGGTGCAGACGGTGCCGGCCGACAGCCTCAGCTTCGTCCAGCAGATCCAGCAGCACTCACTGCCACGCAGTCGTAGCCGtccctccacccttcctcccgCTGGAAGCTCGGGCGTGGGCAGCCTCCATGGAAGTAGCCAGAGGCCTCCCAAAGGCAGCCCTCCTCCGTCGGTCTGTAAGGTCACCGCCATGGTGCATCACCAGGAACTGCCTCAGAAAGGTTTGTCGTCCGGACTCGACTGCCATGACAAGCTGAGCCGGCTGAGCTCCAGCCTCATCACAGCAGACGGGGCCGCTCACACCGCTGGGAAGTGGCACTCAGTCATGGCTTCTCTCGGGATAACGCCAGGACAAGACTGTCCCGTAGGtgtgaagagcagagagagccCCCCTCTGGGGTACCCATACCGGCTACAGAGCCCCCTCCAAGGGGGGGCCTGGGATTCTGGAGCCAAGAAGAACATTTTGTCACCAGTTTGCTACAATTTTACCCCCGTCCCACCTCGTAGTGCCTTGCCAGAGAATGTTATGATGCCCATGACAACCACAGACCCACAGCTGAATCTCAAACAGGCCATCAAACTGCAGTTTGAGGGTCCCACCAGCGCAGCCTTATACAAGAGAGAGACGCCCCTGTGA
- the ankrd50l gene encoding ankyrin repeat domain-containing protein 50 isoform X2 — MVVVDSLDVDYGGGEGGGGRGSIAELLAANQHLLPGWLLLVCSARRHNKAVCKMFSGFRKLCLDDLRKPPAVRDVQQYILCRLDEDAALRRQLTPDTADMLNLLHIKSGGCVLFLERVLDGVSAALVGLREIRDIPGTLNGLYLWLCQRLFPRGLFAYVRPLLNVLLAAPRPLTSQQLFTAVWTQDTSLSPQDFQNKLRTLAPLLIDGPGGTKLLFHASFTEWLTDVKYCTLKYLCSRTDGHSMLAMALTLRGPQLDVEDTVQLAVHLICSGHHKDKPSLLALWMLWAGVPTLPPSCSEAVATSLAQLPAAVREEVPQLLMRSGLVSTDCFLDGDPSFGLYRLGAEGTKSHQAFEKELAIKKLLDSGVSVNQPGSADGQTLLATAAHDGSSNVAKLLLSRGSDPLICDHQGQTPLTLAARQGHVEVLSVLLEWSKSQALETATQMMEHVDSEGWTALRSAAWGGHNEAVRRLLDAGADVDGCDSDGRTALRAAAWGGHEEIARTLLGYGAQVNKADSKGRTPLIAAAYMGHHEAVEILLDHHAEVDLADGDGRTALSVAALCVPTAAGVKGFGEVASLLLERGADPCHRDDDGMTPLLLAAYEGHEDVVELLLEAGADVDETAGPDGGVPAAAAVTPLLAAAAMGHMRTVSRLLFWGAAVDAIDCEGRTALCLAAARGSVEVVRALLDRGLDENHKDDLGWTPLHAAACEGHRPVCAALTERGSMARVGDMDIEGRTPLILAAQEGHWSTVRLLLDRRSPIDHRAYDGHSALSAALLEGHGDVAELLMKRGADTDVRDAEGRPLLYLLVLEGRLDMATLLIEKGGVPLESRDSEGRTALHVASWQGCVEIVELLLQHGANPNAQDSEGRPPLHSVAWTGHVKVGRRLLEANGVNIHLTCHQGATALSIAAQEGHANIVGMLLERGANPDHIDKYGRSPVKVAGKHGHFNIVRLLESYGAKPYQGPLPTSSTVSPARPKILYSGVSDSNGGEAAAATPSSSVSSPSSTAERFHSMLSSQASSTCHSLATVQTVPADSLSFVQQIQQHSLPRSRSRPSTLPPAGSSGVGSLHGSSQRPPKGSPPPSVCKVTAMVHHQELPQKGLSSGLDCHDKLSRLSSSLITADGAAHTAGKWHSVMASLGITPGQDCPVGVKSRESPPLGYPYRLQSPLQGGAWDSGAKKNILSPVCYNFTPVPPRSALPENVMMPMTTTDPQLNLKQAIKLQFEGPTSAALYKRETPL; from the exons ATGGTcgtggtggactctctggacgTGGATTATGGCGGCGGCGAGGGAGGCGGAGGACGCGGATCCATCGCGGAGCTGCTCGCCGCCAATCAACACCTGCTACccggctggctgctgctggtctgcTCCGCCCGCCGCCACAACAAGGCCGTGTGCAAGATGTTCTCAG GTTTCCGTAAACTGTGTCTGGACGACCTGCGGAAGCCGCCGGCCGTCCGCGACGTGCAGCAGTACATCCTCTGTCGGCTGGATGAAGACGCGGCGCTTCGACGCCAGCTCACCCCCGACACGGCGGACATGCTCAACCTGCTGCACATCAAGAGCGGCGGCTGCGTTCTCTTCCTGGAGCGTGTGCTGGACGGCGTGTCGGCGGCGCTGGTGGGCCTGCGAGAGATCCGGGACATCCCCGGGACTCTCAATGGCCTCTACTTGTGGCTGTGCCAGAGACTGTTCCCCCGGGGGCTGTTCGCCTACGTCAGACCTCTTCTCAACGTTCTCCTGGCAGCGCCGAGACCCCTCACATCCCAGCAGCTGTTCACAGCCGTCTGGACTCAGGACACTTCGCTCAGCCCCCAGGATTTCCAGAACAAGCTGAGAACCCTGGCTCCTCTCCTGATTGATGGTCCTGGAGGTACTAAATTACTTTTTCATGCCAGCTTCACGGAGTGGCTGACTGACGTGAAGTACTGTACACTGAAGTACCTGTGCAGCCGAACAGATGGTCACAGCATGCTCGCCATGGCTCTGACACTACGGGGACCCCAGCTGGACGTTGAGGACACTGTCCAGCTGGCTGTGCACTTGATTTGCTCAGGTCACCATAAAGATAAACCTTCGCTGTTAGCACTGTGGATGCTGTGGGCAGGTGTGCCGACACTTCCTCCCAGCTGCAGTGAGGCTGTCGCCACATCCTTAGCTCAGCTTCCAGCTGCAGTACGTGAAGAGGTCCCTCAGCTGTTAATGAGAAGTGGCCTTGTCTCTACTGACTGTTTTCTGGATGGAGATCCAAGTTTTGGATTGTATCGTCTTGGCGCAGAAGGAACTAAATCACACCAGGCATTTGAAAAGGAACTGGCCATAAAGAAGCTGCTGGACAGTGGAGTGTCGGTGAACCAGCCTGGATCTGCAGACGGACAGACTTTGCTTGCTACTGCAGCTCATGACGGTTCTTCAAATGTAGCAAAACTTCTTCTTTCACGTGGATCTGATCCACTGATCTGTGACCATCAAGGTCAAACTCCGCTGACTTTGGCGGCCAGGCAGGGTCATGTGGAGGTCTTGTCTGTGCTCCTAGAGTGGTCCAAGAGCCAAGCCCTGGAAACCGCCACCCAGATGATGGAGCATGTGGACAGTGAAGGCTGGACCGCACTGCGCTCAGCGGCTTGGGGAGGACACAATGAGGCTGTCCGCCGGCTGCTGGATGCAGGAGCTGATGTAGACGGATGTGACAGCGATGGCCGGACTGCTCTCAGAGCTGCTGCATGGGGGGGGCATGAGGAGATTGCCCGGACCTTGTTGGGCTATGGGGCACAGGTCAACAAAGCTGACAGCAAAGGTCGCACGCCGCTCATTGCTGCTGCCTATATGGGCCATCACGAGGCTGTGGAGATCCTACTGGACCACCATGCCGAGGTGGACTTGGCTGATGGAGATGGACGCACGGCCCTGTCAGTCGCGGCTCTCTGCGTCCCGACAGCTGCAGGCGTGAAAGGGTTTGGCGAGGTGGCGAGTCTGCTACTGGAGCGCGGAGCAGATCCATGCCACCGAGACGACGACGGGATGACgcctctgctgctggctgcttaTGAGGGCCACGAGGACGTAGTGGAGCTTTTGTTAGAAGCTGGTGCCGACGTGGACGAAACTGCCGGGCCTGACGGCGGCGTCCCCGCTGCAGCTGCCGTTACCCCCCTGCTGGCAGCCGCGGCCATGGGCCACATGAGGACGGTGTCCCGGCTGCTCTTCTGGGGGGCGGCTGTGGACGCCATTGACTGCGAAGGCAGGACGGCGCTGTGCctggcggcagcgcgaggcagcgTGGAGGTTGTCCGAGCCTTGCTGGATCGAGGCCTGGATGAGAACCACAAGGACGACCTTGGCTGGacgccgctccacgccgctgcCTGTGAGGGCCACCGGCCCGTCTGCGCCGCCTTGACGGAGCGCGGCAGCATGGCCCGCGTCGGAGACATGGACATCGAAGGACGCACGCCGCTCATACTGGCTGCTCAAGAAGGTCACTGGAGCACTGTTCGGTTGTTATTAGACAGGCGGTCTCCGATAGACCACCGGGCGTACGACGGACACTCCGCACTGAGCGCCGCCCTGTTGGAGGGCCACGGCGATGTCGCAGAGCTGCTCATGAAGCGAGGAGCCGATACCGACGTTCGAGACGCAGAGGGACGACCTCTGCTCTACCTTTTGGTGTTAGAGGGTCGCCTTGACATGGCTACCCTCCTCATAGAGAAAGGGGGTGTGCCCCTGGAGTCCCGAGACTCTGAAGGACGCACGGCCCTTCATGTGGCTTCCTGGCAGGGATGTGTTGAGATCGTGGAGCTGCTTTTACAACATGGGGCAAACCCAAATGCACAAGATTCAGAGGGGAGGCCGCCACTGCACTCAGTGGCGTGGACGGGACACGTGAAGGTAGGACGTCGTCTCCTGGAAGCAAATGGTGTTAATATACACCTCACTTGCCATCAGGGAGCCACAGCTCTGAGCATCGCGGCCCAGGAGGGACATGCTAACATTGTTGGAATGCTTCTGGAAAGAGGAGCAAATCCTGATCACATAGACAAATATGGCCGTAGTCCTGTGAAGGTGGCTGGGAAGCACGGACACTTTAACATCGTCAGACTCCTGGAAAGCTATGGAGCCAAGCCATACCAGGGCCCACTGCCTACCTCCAGCACTGTATCTCCTGCAAGACCTAAGATCCTCTACTCAGGCGTGTCTGACAGTAATGGAGGCGAAGCAGCAGCTGCTACTCCCTCCTCTTCGGTGTCCTCTCCCAGCTCCACAGCGGAGCGCTTCCACTCCATGCTGAGCTCCCAGGCCTCGTCCACCTGCCACTCCCTCGCCACGGTGCAGACGGTGCCGGCCGACAGCCTCAGCTTCGTCCAGCAGATCCAGCAGCACTCACTGCCACGCAGTCGTAGCCGtccctccacccttcctcccgCTGGAAGCTCGGGCGTGGGCAGCCTCCATGGAAGTAGCCAGAGGCCTCCCAAAGGCAGCCCTCCTCCGTCGGTCTGTAAGGTCACCGCCATGGTGCATCACCAGGAACTGCCTCAGAAAGGTTTGTCGTCCGGACTCGACTGCCATGACAAGCTGAGCCGGCTGAGCTCCAGCCTCATCACAGCAGACGGGGCCGCTCACACCGCTGGGAAGTGGCACTCAGTCATGGCTTCTCTCGGGATAACGCCAGGACAAGACTGTCCCGTAGGtgtgaagagcagagagagccCCCCTCTGGGGTACCCATACCGGCTACAGAGCCCCCTCCAAGGGGGGGCCTGGGATTCTGGAGCCAAGAAGAACATTTTGTCACCAGTTTGCTACAATTTTACCCCCGTCCCACCTCGTAGTGCCTTGCCAGAGAATGTTATGATGCCCATGACAACCACAGACCCACAGCTGAATCTCAAACAGGCCATCAAACTGCAGTTTGAGGGTCCCACCAGCGCAGCCTTATACAAGAGAGAGACGCCCCTGTGA